From the genome of Marixanthomonas ophiurae, one region includes:
- the eno gene encoding phosphopyruvate hydratase: MSIIIDIIARQIFDSRGNPTVEVDVITENGFLGRAAVPSGASTGEHEAVELRDGGDDYMGKGVLKAVENVNGKIAGTLLGVSVFEQETIDKIMIDLDGTPNKSKLGANAILGVSLAVAKAAASELGLPLYRYVGGVSAKTLPVPMMNIINGGSHSDAPIAFQEFMIMPVKAKNFTHAMQMGSEIFHNLKKVLHDRNLSTAVGDEGGFAPTLNGTEDAIDTIAKATKNAGYKLGDEVMIALDCAAAEFYENGKYDYTVFEGEKGKVRSSEEQATYLAELCNKYPIISIEDGMDENDWDGWKSLTKKVGDKVQLVGDDLFVTNVERLSKGISENIANSILIKVNQIGTLTETIAAVNMAHNAGYTSVMSHRSGETEDNTIADLAVALNCGQIKTGSASRSDRMAKYNQLLRIEEQLCDVAYYPQRNAFKI; encoded by the coding sequence ATGAGTATAATAATTGACATTATTGCTAGACAAATATTCGATTCTCGCGGAAATCCAACTGTAGAGGTTGATGTAATTACCGAAAATGGTTTTTTAGGCCGCGCAGCAGTTCCATCAGGAGCATCGACAGGAGAACACGAAGCAGTAGAGTTACGCGATGGCGGTGACGATTATATGGGTAAAGGTGTTTTAAAAGCCGTAGAAAATGTAAATGGTAAAATTGCCGGAACTTTATTGGGTGTTTCTGTTTTTGAACAAGAAACAATCGATAAGATTATGATTGATTTAGATGGAACTCCTAATAAATCAAAATTAGGAGCCAATGCTATTTTAGGTGTTTCTTTAGCAGTAGCAAAGGCTGCAGCTTCTGAACTTGGGTTACCATTATACCGATATGTGGGTGGCGTAAGTGCCAAAACGCTTCCGGTGCCGATGATGAATATTATTAACGGAGGTTCGCATAGTGATGCACCAATTGCTTTTCAAGAGTTTATGATTATGCCAGTGAAGGCTAAAAATTTTACACACGCCATGCAAATGGGAAGTGAGATTTTCCATAACCTTAAAAAAGTATTACACGACCGTAACCTAAGCACGGCGGTAGGCGACGAAGGTGGTTTTGCTCCAACGCTTAATGGAACAGAAGATGCAATCGATACCATAGCAAAGGCTACAAAAAATGCTGGTTATAAATTAGGAGATGAAGTCATGATTGCCTTGGATTGTGCAGCAGCAGAATTCTACGAAAACGGAAAGTACGATTACACTGTTTTTGAAGGTGAAAAAGGAAAAGTGCGTTCCTCTGAAGAACAAGCTACTTATTTAGCTGAATTATGCAACAAATACCCAATTATCTCTATTGAAGATGGAATGGATGAAAACGATTGGGACGGTTGGAAATCATTGACCAAAAAAGTAGGCGATAAAGTCCAATTGGTCGGGGACGACTTGTTTGTAACGAATGTAGAGCGGTTGTCAAAAGGTATTTCAGAAAATATAGCTAATTCTATTTTGATCAAGGTAAACCAAATAGGAACCTTAACCGAAACAATTGCTGCTGTAAATATGGCGCATAATGCCGGTTATACTTCAGTAATGTCACACAGAAGTGGTGAAACAGAAGATAACACTATTGCCGATTTGGCCGTGGCGTTAAACTGTGGACAGATTAAAACAGGTTCAGCTTCCCGTAGTGACCGTATGGCAAAATACAATCAGTTGTTACGAATTGAAGAGCAGTTATGCGATGTGGCTTATTATCCACAGCGAAACGCCTTCAAGATTTAA
- the carA gene encoding glutamine-hydrolyzing carbamoyl-phosphate synthase small subunit encodes MKYQKRKQAIILLADGTIFHGKVVGGKEGSAFGEVCFNTGMTGYQEIFTDPSYFGQLMVTTNAHIGNYGTTESEMESDGIKIAGLICRNFSYNQSRPAADDSLEGFLSKNNLLAISDVDTRALVCYIRDNGAMNAVISTDVENIQGLKKQLADIPDMKGLELASKVSVTEPYFFGKEDATYKIAALDNGIKTNILRNLAARDCYVKVFPFDAPLGEMEAFNPDGYFLSNGPGDPEPLENAISITKKIIEKGEPLFGICGGHQVIALANGVSTYKMHHGHRGINHPIINLETGKGEITSQNHGFAISREEAEANPDIEITHLHLNDQTAAGIKMVNKPVFSVQYHPEASPGPHDASYLFDQFITTIQNHKAKTA; translated from the coding sequence ATGAAATATCAAAAAAGAAAACAAGCAATAATTTTATTAGCAGACGGCACCATCTTTCACGGAAAAGTAGTGGGAGGTAAAGAAGGCTCAGCCTTTGGTGAAGTTTGTTTCAACACCGGAATGACCGGTTATCAAGAGATTTTTACAGATCCATCCTACTTTGGACAACTAATGGTAACCACCAATGCACACATTGGTAACTACGGAACTACAGAAAGCGAAATGGAGTCTGACGGTATTAAAATTGCAGGCTTGATTTGTAGAAATTTCAGTTACAACCAATCACGTCCAGCAGCAGATGATTCCTTAGAAGGGTTCTTAAGCAAGAACAATTTATTAGCCATTAGTGATGTAGACACCCGTGCTTTGGTATGTTATATTCGGGATAATGGAGCGATGAATGCGGTGATTTCTACTGATGTTGAAAACATTCAAGGCTTAAAAAAACAATTAGCTGATATTCCTGATATGAAAGGACTAGAATTAGCTTCAAAAGTTTCAGTAACAGAACCTTATTTCTTCGGAAAAGAAGATGCAACCTATAAAATTGCAGCTTTAGATAATGGAATTAAGACTAACATATTAAGAAATTTAGCGGCGAGAGACTGTTACGTAAAAGTATTTCCTTTTGATGCCCCTTTAGGTGAAATGGAAGCTTTTAATCCAGATGGCTACTTTTTGTCAAACGGTCCTGGCGATCCAGAACCTTTAGAAAATGCCATAAGTATTACAAAGAAAATTATTGAAAAAGGAGAGCCGTTATTTGGTATTTGTGGTGGACATCAAGTAATTGCATTAGCGAATGGCGTTTCAACCTATAAAATGCACCACGGACATCGAGGTATTAATCACCCTATTATAAACCTAGAAACAGGAAAAGGGGAGATAACATCTCAAAATCACGGTTTTGCAATTAGCAGAGAAGAGGCTGAAGCTAATCCAGATATCGAAATAACACATTTGCACCTTAATGATCAAACTGCAGCCGGTATTAAAATGGTTAACAAACCTGTTTTTTCGGTACAATACCATCCAGAAGCAAGTCCAGGACCACATGATGCGTCGTATTTATTTGATCAATTTATCACAACCATACAAAACCACAAAGCTAAAACAGCATGA
- the rplQ gene encoding 50S ribosomal protein L17, with amino-acid sequence MRHGKKFNHLGRKTAHRKAMLANMACSLIEHKRINTTVAKAKALKQFVEPMITKSKEDTTHNRRIVYRNLRQKEAVTELFRDVAVKVGDRPGGYTRIIKLGSRLGDAADMAMIELVDYNTVYNAGKATKKKSTRRSRRGGGSKAAAPATKTKANKEEE; translated from the coding sequence ATGAGACACGGAAAGAAATTTAATCACTTAGGGAGAAAAACAGCGCATAGAAAAGCGATGTTAGCCAATATGGCTTGTTCTTTAATTGAGCACAAAAGAATCAACACTACAGTTGCAAAAGCAAAAGCTCTAAAGCAATTTGTAGAACCAATGATCACAAAATCTAAAGAAGATACGACTCATAACCGTCGTATTGTATATAGAAATTTACGCCAAAAAGAAGCGGTAACTGAACTTTTTAGAGACGTTGCTGTAAAAGTAGGCGATCGTCCAGGAGGGTATACCCGTATTATTAAGTTGGGTAGCCGTTTAGGAGATGCAGCAGATATGGCGATGATCGAATTGGTAGACTACAATACAGTTTACAATGCAGGAAAAGCTACTAAAAAGAAATCTACACGTCGTAGCCGTCGTGGAGGAGGTTCTAAAGCAGCAGCTCCAGCAACTAAGACGAAAGCGAATAAAGAAGAAGAATAA
- a CDS encoding DNA-directed RNA polymerase subunit alpha: protein MAVFSFQKPDKVIMINSTDFEGKFEFRPLEPGYGLTVGNALRRVLLSSLEGFAITSVRIEGVDHEFSTIAGVVEDVTEIILNLKQVRFKRQIDEIDNETVTVSVNGGEQLTAGDFQKFISGFQVLNPDMVICNMDKKVNLNFEITIEKGRGYVPAEENKKANAPLGTIFTDSIYTPIKNVKYSIENFRVEQKTDYEKLVFEIQTDGSIHPKDALTEAAKTLIHHFMLFSDERITLEADEIAQTETYDEESLHMRQLLKTKLVDMDLSVRALNCLKAAEVDTLGDLVSYNKNDLMKFRNFGKKSLTELEELVNVKGLNFGMDLSKYKLDKD, encoded by the coding sequence ATGGCAGTATTTAGTTTTCAGAAGCCTGATAAAGTTATCATGATCAATTCTACTGATTTTGAGGGGAAATTCGAATTTCGTCCCTTAGAACCAGGTTACGGATTGACAGTAGGTAACGCATTAAGACGAGTATTACTTTCTTCTTTAGAAGGATTTGCAATTACTTCGGTACGTATTGAAGGGGTTGATCACGAATTTTCAACCATAGCCGGAGTTGTAGAAGATGTAACCGAAATCATTCTTAACTTAAAACAAGTTCGTTTTAAGAGACAGATTGATGAGATAGATAATGAAACCGTAACTGTTTCAGTAAACGGAGGAGAGCAATTAACCGCTGGAGATTTTCAGAAATTCATTTCAGGATTTCAAGTATTAAACCCAGATATGGTTATCTGTAATATGGACAAAAAAGTGAATCTTAATTTCGAGATCACTATTGAAAAAGGAAGAGGTTATGTTCCTGCTGAAGAGAACAAAAAAGCGAATGCACCTCTTGGTACCATCTTTACAGACTCTATCTACACACCAATTAAAAATGTGAAGTACAGTATTGAAAACTTCCGTGTAGAACAAAAAACAGATTACGAAAAATTAGTTTTCGAAATCCAGACAGATGGTTCAATTCATCCAAAAGATGCTTTGACCGAAGCTGCTAAAACATTGATTCACCACTTTATGTTGTTTAGTGATGAGCGTATCACCCTTGAGGCTGATGAGATTGCTCAAACGGAAACATATGACGAAGAGTCATTGCACATGCGTCAGTTGCTTAAAACAAAATTAGTAGATATGGACCTTTCAGTTCGTGCCCTAAACTGTTTAAAAGCTGCTGAAGTTGATACCTTAGGAGATTTGGTTTCATACAACAAAAACGATTTGATGAAATTCAGAAATTTCGGTAAAAAATCACTTACTGAATTAGAAGAATTAGTTAACGTTAAAGGTTTGAACTTTGGGATGGACCTTTCAAAATATAAATTAGATAAAGATTAA
- the rpsD gene encoding 30S ribosomal protein S4, which yields MARYTGPKTKIARKFGEAIFGDDKSFEKRNYPPGQHGNTRRRGKKSEYAIQLAEKQKAKYSYGILERQFRNMFKKATAAPGITGEVLLQLCESRLDNVVFRMGIAPSRRAARQLVSHRHITVNGEKVNIPSYHIKAGDVVAVREKSKTLNAIQDSLANANHVYEWITWNNETKEGTFVSIPQRIQIPENINEQFIVELYSK from the coding sequence ATGGCAAGATATACTGGTCCAAAAACTAAAATAGCCCGTAAGTTTGGTGAGGCTATCTTCGGAGACGATAAGTCTTTCGAAAAAAGAAACTACCCTCCAGGGCAACACGGAAACACCCGTCGTCGTGGAAAGAAATCTGAATATGCAATCCAATTAGCTGAAAAGCAAAAGGCAAAATACTCGTATGGTATTTTGGAGCGTCAATTCAGAAACATGTTTAAAAAAGCAACAGCTGCTCCTGGAATTACAGGTGAAGTATTGCTTCAATTATGCGAGTCACGTTTAGACAACGTTGTATTCCGTATGGGGATCGCCCCTAGCCGTCGTGCTGCAAGACAATTAGTGTCTCACCGTCACATTACTGTAAATGGAGAAAAGGTTAACATACCTTCATACCATATAAAAGCAGGTGATGTTGTTGCTGTAAGGGAAAAATCTAAAACGTTAAATGCTATCCAAGATTCTTTAGCAAATGCTAACCACGTATATGAGTGGATTACTTGGAACAACGAAACTAAAGAAGGAACGTTTGTATCTATTCCACAACGTATCCAGATTCCAGAGAACATCAACGAGCAGTTTATCGTCGAATTATATTCTAAATAA